The Candidatus Omnitrophota bacterium genomic interval CACCCGAAGTTCGGATACGGCAGCGGGATGAACCCGTGCCTCGATTGCCGCATATTCGTATTCAAGAAAGCCAGGGAATATATGCGCGAGTCCGGAGCGGCGTTCATATTTACCGGAGAGGTGCTGGGCCAGAGGCCGATGTCGCAGAGGCGCGAGGCGATGAATACCATAGAGCGGGAGTCGGGGCTCAAGGGTTATCTCTTGAGGCCGCTCTGCGCCAAGCTATTCCCGCCTACGCTGGCAGAAGAGAATGGCATCGTCGACAGGGAAAAGCTGTTGTCTATTTCCGGGCGTTCAAGGAAGGGCCAGATCTCCCTTACGAAAAGGTTCAACATAAAAGATTATCCCTGTTCGAGCGGCGGATGCCTTTTGACTGACAAGAGTTTCGCGCAGCGGATGGAAGACCTGATGAAATACAAGCCTGATTTCGGGCTGCCCGACGTGCTGCTCTTGAAATACGGCAGGCATTTCAGGATGTCCCCGTCGGTAAAGCTCGTCGTGGCGAGGGATGAGAGCGAGAATTTCAGGCTGGCGTCGCTGAAAAATAAAAGTGACATCATGTTCCACGCGCAGGACCCGCTCGGGCCCGTTTCGATATTGCGGGGCAGCACCGGCGGGGAGTTCGTTGACGAGGCCGCATCGATAACCGCAAGGTATGCGCTCGGCAAGGATAACGAAGGCGAGGTCAAGATAAGGTATTTCATGAACCAGGGCGAGGACAGGTTCCTCAAGTCAGGGCCTTGCGGGGAAACCGCCGTGAAGGCGAGGAGGGTTTGACATGAATAGCGATACCGGATCGGTCAGTCTCATAGCCGCTTTTATAGCCGGATTCCTGTCATTTCTTTCACCGTGCGTGCTGCCTCTCATACCGTCCTATATCTCATATATAACAGGCATCACATTCGGCGAATTGACCCGGGAGGCGGCGCCTGGAAGGATAAGGTTTTTGGCCGCTGCCCATTCGCTGCTTTTCATATTTGGGTTTACCCTGATTTTTGTGCTTTTGGGGTTGTCGCTCACTTTTGCCGGCGGGATGTTATTACAACACAGGCAGGTTATAAGTAAGATCGGGGGGATCATAATAGTCATCTTTGGACTTAACATAACGGGTATCATAAACTTAGGCTTTTTGCATAAAGAGAAGGCGCTCGAGATAAAATTTAAACCTGCCGGATATTTCGGGTCATTCCTGATAGGGTCGACTTTTGCGCTCGGCTGGACGCCGTGCGTCGGGCCGCTATTGGCGTCAATCCTCTTGTTAAGCTCTACAGAGAAAGACATAGCGAGGGGAGCCATGCTCCTGCTTTCCTATTCCCTGGGCCTGGCGCTGCCTTTCTTCTTTTCAAGCATACTTATAAACAATTTCCTGACTTATTTTAAGGCGATAAAGAAATATTTACGGGTGATATCGGTGATAACCGGTATATTCCTGGTAGCCGTGGGCGTATTGATATTCACTAACTCGTTCGGCACGCTCGCGGGCTGGTTCGAGAGGCTGTTATCGAGGCCGTGATTTTAGGGCATTTTCCCTTGACTTAGCGGTATTTTAACTTATAATAAATAGATGGTACATAAGCTAAAACAGAACATTAGAGAAAATATCCTTAGAAGGTTAAAAACCCAAAAGGAGGATGAAAGGCATAGTAGGAGCCTCGCTATAAAGAGGAGGCTTTTGTCGTTGCCCGACTTCAAAAGGGCAAATGTAATAATGTTTTACGTCTCGAAAGACGGCGAAGTTGAGACAATGCCGATGATCGAGGCGGCTTTGGAACGTGGTAAGGCAGTGCTTGTGCCGGTCATAAAAGTGAGAAAGAAAAAAATGGTGGTATCCGAGATAATGGATCCCAATAAAGATCTGGTTAGAGGCCCTTACGGGATTTATCAGCCTAAGGCGCATTTTGAGGTTTTTCACCCGCGCTCGATAGACCTTGCGGTAGTGCCAGGTGTCGCTTTCGATACGAAAGGAAACCGGCTTGGCCGCGGGATGGGCTATTACGATAAATTCCTTGTCAGGCTCCGTCCGGGAGCGACGACCGTAGGCCTCGCCTTCAAATTCCAGGTAGTCAAGAAGTTGCCCAGACTTTCTCACGACCAGCCCGTCACAAAACTCCTTACCGCATAACGATCAATATAATTTAATCAGGGGGTACTTAAATGAACGGTGTTTTATCACTCGTCCTCTGCCTTGCTGCGCTGATAGGCGGAGGCTTAGTAGGTTTTGTTGCAAGGAAGATGTACGCGGAAAAGAAGGTCCAGTCTGCCGAGGAGAGGGCAAAGCTCATCCTGGAAGAGGCCGACAAGAAAGCGCAGGAGAAGAAGAAAGAGATAGAGCTTGAATCGAAAGAGCTCCTCCATAACATAAGGGCCGACTTCGAGAAAGAGACAAAGGACAGGCGCGCGGAACTCTTTAACATGGAGAAGCGCCTCATACAGCGCGAAGAGAACCTTGATAAGAAAGTTGAGCTCCTCGACAGGAAAGAGAAGGAACTTAACGAAAAACTAAGGGATATAACAACCAAAGAACAGAAGCTCCGTTCTATGGAAGACGAATATAAGGTGCTATTAGCCGAGGAGAAAGACAGGCTGCAGAGGGTCTCGGGCATGACCGCCGAGGAAGCCAAGAAGCTGCTCCTGGCCAGGATGGAGGAAGACGTAAAGCAGGAAGCCGGTGTAATGATAAAGCGGATAGAGGATGAAACCAGGCAGGAATCCGACAAAAAGGCGCGCGAGATCTTAGCTACGGCCATACAGAGATGCGCGGTCGAGCATACCGTCGAGTCTACGGTCTCGGTCGTCAACCTTCCGAGCGACGAGATGAAGGGAAGGATAATCGGGCGCGAAGGGCGCAATATCCGCGCCCTTGAGATGGCCACGGGTGTCGACGTTATTATAGACGACACCCCCGAAGCGGTAATACTGTCGGGATTTGATCCGGTAAAAAGAGAGATAGCCAGGATAGCCTTGACCAAGCTCATGGAAGACGGAAGGATACATCCGGGCAGGATAGAAGAGATCGTCGAGAAGGTCAAGAAAGAAATGGAAGTGTCGATCAAGGAAGCCGGCGAACACGCGGTATTCGAGCTCGGGATACGCAACCTTCACCCCGAACTTGTCAAATTGATAGGTAAATTGAAATACAGGACCTCGTACGGGC includes:
- a CDS encoding cytochrome c biogenesis protein CcdA encodes the protein MNSDTGSVSLIAAFIAGFLSFLSPCVLPLIPSYISYITGITFGELTREAAPGRIRFLAAAHSLLFIFGFTLIFVLLGLSLTFAGGMLLQHRQVISKIGGIIIVIFGLNITGIINLGFLHKEKALEIKFKPAGYFGSFLIGSTFALGWTPCVGPLLASILLLSSTEKDIARGAMLLLSYSLGLALPFFFSSILINNFLTYFKAIKKYLRVISVITGIFLVAVGVLIFTNSFGTLAGWFERLLSRP
- a CDS encoding 5-formyltetrahydrofolate cyclo-ligase, with protein sequence MVHKLKQNIRENILRRLKTQKEDERHSRSLAIKRRLLSLPDFKRANVIMFYVSKDGEVETMPMIEAALERGKAVLVPVIKVRKKKMVVSEIMDPNKDLVRGPYGIYQPKAHFEVFHPRSIDLAVVPGVAFDTKGNRLGRGMGYYDKFLVRLRPGATTVGLAFKFQVVKKLPRLSHDQPVTKLLTA
- the rny gene encoding ribonuclease Y produces the protein MNGVLSLVLCLAALIGGGLVGFVARKMYAEKKVQSAEERAKLILEEADKKAQEKKKEIELESKELLHNIRADFEKETKDRRAELFNMEKRLIQREENLDKKVELLDRKEKELNEKLRDITTKEQKLRSMEDEYKVLLAEEKDRLQRVSGMTAEEAKKLLLARMEEDVKQEAGVMIKRIEDETRQESDKKAREILATAIQRCAVEHTVESTVSVVNLPSDEMKGRIIGREGRNIRALEMATGVDVIIDDTPEAVILSGFDPVKREIARIALTKLMEDGRIHPGRIEEIVEKVKKEMEVSIKEAGEHAVFELGIRNLHPELVKLIGKLKYRTSYGQNVLDHLKESAFIMGTMANELGLDANLAKRIGLLHDIGKAVSHEVEGAHPKLGADMAKKYGENEIVVNAIEGHHGEIPALSIYTVLSSAADAVSGARPGARRETLEIYIKRLEKLEEIADSFKGVEKAYAIQAGREIRVIVEPAKITDAQATVLAREIKKKIEEGMEYPGQIKITVIRETRAIEYAK